A window of the Equus asinus isolate D_3611 breed Donkey chromosome 20, EquAss-T2T_v2, whole genome shotgun sequence genome harbors these coding sequences:
- the POU2AF3 gene encoding POU class 2 homeobox associating factor 3, whose amino-acid sequence MSEKPKVYQGVRVKITVKELLQQRRAHQAASGGTLSGGNSVQLSDPVAPSPAGLCFEPEPISSTPNYFQPREFSSCVSCEENPSCLDQIFDSYLQTETHSDPSLNSMQSTPHYFPDSFQAAPFCFNQSLTPESPSDSSTLSGSLDYSYSPAQLPSYAPENYNCPPSLDTRNCGYPSEDYSYPLLPSHAQYDCFSSAATSVCYCASCEAEHLDTIRASEYFSYPSTDCVNFAPSAAGTSDFYKRETNCDICYS is encoded by the exons ATGTCCG AAAAACCAAAAGTGTACCAAGGTGTCCGGGTGAAGATCACGGTGAAGGAGCTGCTGCAGCAGAGAAGGGCGCACCAGGCAGCCTCAGGGGGAACC CTGTCTGGAGGCAACAGTGTCCAGCTTTCAGACCCAGTTGCACCATCTCCTGCAG GACTGTGTTTTGAGCCTGAGCCGATTTCTTCCACGCCTAATTATTTTCAACCCCGAGAATTTTCCAGTTGTGTTTCTTGTGAAGAAAACCCGAGCTGCCTCGACCAGATCTTTGATTCCTACCTTCAGACGGAGACACACTCGGACCCTTCGCTCAATTCCATGCAAAGTACTCCACACTATTTCCCAGACAGCTTCCAAGCTGCCCCTTTCTGCTTCAACCAGAGCCTG accCCAGAATCGCCTTCGGATTCCTCCACTCTCTCTGGTTCCTTAGACTACAGTTACTCGCCGGCTCAGCTACCTTCATATGCTCCAGAGAATTACAATTGCCCCCCTTCTCTGGACACCAGAAACTGTGGCTATCCTTCAGAAGACTATTCCTACCCTCTCTTGCCCTCACATGCCCAGTACGACTGCTTTTCCTCGGCCGCCACTTCGGTCTGCTACTGTGCGTCCTGTGAGGCAGAACACTTGGACACCATCAGAGCGTCAGAGTATTTTTCCTATCCCAGCACAGACTGTGTGAACTTTGCTCCCTCAGCAGCAGGAACCAGTGATTTCTATAAGAGGGAAACAAACTGTGACATCTGCTATAGTTAA